A window of the Besnoitia besnoiti strain Bb-Ger1 chromosome VI, whole genome shotgun sequence genome harbors these coding sequences:
- a CDS encoding hypothetical protein (encoded by transcript BESB_066710) → MLRSAVAAGALASEAAKPQLRPVSHLLLRASASHGRLDAVSRSPLAGAASAPTPSRSLFRGNLASAGHGGHHPAGSEMGEVCARGAAQALSSLSFLRLLPSSPVSGGGGRAQASDAPQAASEGAHSTGGDAASAQELLRGSIRVLVLGGAVLGGAVMLIRPRKKGMRLDRAKSKKQYRHGRHVGGWNYRWLGS, encoded by the exons ATGCTCCGCAGCGCAGTAGCAGCTGGCGCGCTCGCAAGCGAGGctgcgaagccgcagctGAGACCAGTCTCTCatcttctgctgcgcgcctccgcgtcgcacGGTCGCCTGGATGCGGTGAGCCGCTCTCCCCTCGCAggggctgcctccgcgccgacgcccagCCGCAGTTTGTTTCGCGGGAATCTCGCGTCGGCGGGACACGGGGGGCACCACCCTGCTGGTTCGGAGATGGGAGAAGTgtgcgccagaggcgccgctcAGGCCCTTTCTTCCCTTTCctttctgcgcctgcttccCAGTTCGCCGGTctccggggggggggggcgagcgcAGGCCAGCGATGCTCCACAGGCGGCGTCAGAGGGCGCACACAGCactggaggcgacgccgcgagcgctcAGGAACTTCTTCGTGGGAGCATCCGCGTGCTTGTtctgggcggcgccgtcctTGGAGGCGCAGTCATGCTGATACGCCCGCGAAAGAAAGGCATGCGCCTAGACAGAGCCAA ATCTAAGAAGCAGTACCGGCATGGCAGGCACGTCGGCGGATGGAACTATCGTTGGCTAGGCTCCTAA